Proteins from a genomic interval of Micromonospora sp. NBC_00389:
- a CDS encoding AAA family ATPase, which translates to MTERAPDRRPTPRPPTPRSPEQADAAEFRHGMVVGKFYPPHAGHHALIAAAAARCATVTVVVAPSRRESIPLEVRLDWLREVHADTPWVRFVGRYDDHPVDYADPVVWDAHCAVFREAVGPGAVDAVFSSEAYGAELARRFDAVPVSVDPDRRTVPVSGTAVRADPVGHWRWLSPPVRAWFVRRVVVVGAESTGTTTMAMALAAHYRTGWVPEYGRELTARKLARLREDSPGASVFDVSWDRDDFRTVVREQQAAEDAAARSSGPLLFCDTDARATAVWEERYLGSTSPAVRAAARRPALYLLTDHRGVPFADDGLRDGEHLRGWMTERFRTELAGCGVPVVELVGPHAERLPRAVAACDALLAAGWSLADPLAAPDTH; encoded by the coding sequence GTGACCGAGCGGGCACCAGACCGCCGGCCGACACCCCGCCCGCCGACACCCCGCTCGCCGGAGCAGGCGGACGCTGCGGAATTCCGGCACGGGATGGTGGTGGGGAAGTTCTATCCGCCGCACGCCGGGCACCACGCGCTGATCGCGGCCGCGGCTGCCCGGTGCGCCACGGTCACCGTGGTGGTGGCGCCCTCGCGCCGCGAGTCCATCCCGCTCGAGGTGCGGCTGGACTGGCTGCGGGAGGTGCACGCGGACACCCCGTGGGTCCGGTTCGTCGGCCGGTACGACGACCACCCGGTGGACTACGCCGACCCGGTGGTCTGGGACGCGCACTGCGCGGTGTTCCGCGAGGCGGTCGGACCGGGGGCGGTGGACGCCGTCTTCTCCTCTGAGGCGTACGGCGCCGAGTTGGCCCGCCGCTTCGACGCCGTACCCGTGTCGGTGGATCCGGACCGGCGGACCGTGCCGGTCTCCGGGACCGCCGTGCGGGCGGACCCGGTGGGTCACTGGCGGTGGCTGAGCCCGCCGGTGCGCGCCTGGTTCGTCCGGCGGGTGGTGGTGGTCGGTGCCGAGTCGACCGGCACCACCACGATGGCGATGGCGCTCGCCGCGCACTACCGCACCGGCTGGGTGCCGGAGTACGGCCGGGAGCTGACCGCCCGCAAGCTGGCCCGGCTGCGGGAAGACTCGCCCGGGGCGAGCGTCTTCGACGTGAGCTGGGATCGGGATGACTTCCGCACGGTGGTCCGCGAGCAGCAGGCGGCCGAGGACGCGGCGGCCCGCTCGTCCGGGCCGCTGCTCTTCTGCGACACCGACGCGCGGGCCACCGCTGTCTGGGAGGAGCGCTACCTCGGTAGTACGTCTCCGGCGGTCCGGGCGGCGGCCCGTCGACCTGCGCTGTACCTGCTGACCGACCACCGGGGCGTGCCCTTCGCCGACGACGGGCTGCGTGACGGGGAGCACCTGCGGGGCTGGATGACCGAGCGGTTCCGCACCGAGCTGGCCGGGTGCGGCGTGCCGGTGGTGGAGCTGGTGGGACCGCACGCCGAGCGGCTGCCCCGGGCGGTGGCTGCCTGCGACGCGTTGCTCGCCGCCGGCTGGTCGCTCGCCGACCCGCTCGCCGCACCCGACACGCACTAG
- a CDS encoding C40 family peptidase, giving the protein MELQPGREAVVRVAVATLWTRPEAVRAVDGPALTARADIPAWVSGLDTDQQVGDCVLSQLLLGERVLISELRPDGWARVVAVEQPAATLDPRGYPGWLPADQLAPVDPAVTGRPLVVDATVIGLRAAPDGPVVLPGVVVGTRLVPAGPALNGWQPVHVPGQAAPLWLPDGQLVPAPAEPPSAADALAVAQRLLHVAYVWGGLSSYGIDCSGLVHLAWRRFGVLLPRDAADQAAATTPLPLGAERPGDLYFFARPGRKIHHIGIVTAVPGDHENRRMLHACYRRRRVVEEPMPADRTATLVGVHRV; this is encoded by the coding sequence GTGGAGCTGCAACCGGGCCGCGAGGCCGTCGTCCGGGTCGCGGTGGCGACGCTCTGGACCCGCCCCGAGGCGGTCCGCGCCGTCGACGGGCCGGCGCTCACCGCGCGCGCCGACATCCCGGCCTGGGTCTCCGGCCTGGACACCGACCAGCAGGTCGGCGACTGCGTGCTGAGCCAACTGCTGCTGGGTGAGCGGGTGCTCATCAGCGAGCTGCGCCCGGACGGTTGGGCGCGGGTGGTGGCCGTCGAGCAGCCCGCCGCCACGCTGGATCCGCGCGGCTACCCGGGCTGGCTACCGGCCGACCAACTGGCCCCCGTCGACCCGGCCGTCACCGGCCGCCCGCTGGTGGTGGACGCCACGGTCATCGGGCTGCGCGCCGCGCCGGACGGGCCGGTCGTGCTGCCCGGCGTGGTCGTCGGCACCCGTCTCGTCCCGGCCGGTCCGGCGCTCAACGGTTGGCAGCCGGTGCACGTCCCCGGTCAGGCCGCGCCGCTCTGGCTGCCCGACGGCCAGTTGGTCCCGGCACCGGCCGAGCCGCCCAGCGCCGCCGATGCGCTCGCGGTGGCGCAGCGGCTGCTGCACGTGGCCTACGTCTGGGGCGGGCTCTCCTCGTACGGCATCGACTGCTCCGGGCTGGTGCACCTGGCCTGGCGCCGGTTCGGGGTGCTGCTGCCCCGCGACGCGGCCGACCAGGCGGCGGCGACCACCCCCCTGCCGCTGGGCGCGGAACGCCCCGGAGACCTCTACTTCTTCGCCCGCCCCGGCCGGAAGATCCACCACATCGGAATCGTCACGGCCGTCCCCGGCGACCACGAGAACCGGCGGATGCTGCACGCCTGCTACCGGCGGCGGCGGGTCGTGGAGGAGCCAATGCCGGCCGATCGGACCGCGACCCTGGTCGGCGTGCACCGGGTCTGA
- a CDS encoding mandelate racemase/muconate lactonizing enzyme family protein, with protein sequence MTISAVRTHRVSAPLHTPFVTALRRTTTVDTLVVELVDADGRSGFGEAPQVWQVTGASVAGAEACVRELLGPLLTGRDPDDLVTRCAEVQRAVVGNEAAKAAVDVALHDLAARRLGVPLVRLLGGTKLRVPTDVTLAAGDAVDLAAAARQRQADGFGVLKLKVGTDAAGDLDRVRAVRSAVGAGVQIRLDANQGWTPREAVRVIRGIEDAGLDVELVEQPVARWDLDGMAWVSDRVSVPILADEAVFGVRDLVEVIRRRAADLVNVKLAKCGGLHPARTLLDLASAHGLGTVVGSMMETQIGIGAAASLVAAYGTTAVSDLDAAWWLAWSPVHGGLHYEAATVVLPDAPGLGISGLAEAKIQTRS encoded by the coding sequence ATGACGATCTCGGCGGTACGCACCCACCGGGTTTCCGCACCCCTCCACACCCCCTTCGTCACCGCGCTACGCCGTACCACCACAGTGGACACACTGGTCGTCGAGCTGGTCGACGCCGACGGCCGGTCCGGCTTCGGCGAGGCGCCGCAGGTCTGGCAGGTCACCGGCGCGTCGGTCGCCGGAGCTGAGGCGTGCGTGCGGGAGCTGCTCGGGCCGCTGCTCACCGGACGCGACCCGGACGACCTGGTGACCCGCTGCGCCGAGGTACAGCGCGCGGTGGTCGGCAACGAGGCGGCGAAGGCCGCGGTGGACGTGGCCCTGCACGACCTGGCCGCCCGGCGGCTGGGCGTACCCCTGGTGCGGCTGCTCGGCGGCACCAAGCTGCGGGTGCCCACGGACGTCACGCTGGCCGCGGGCGACGCGGTGGACCTGGCAGCGGCCGCACGGCAGCGACAGGCCGACGGCTTCGGCGTGCTCAAGCTGAAGGTCGGCACCGACGCGGCCGGCGACCTGGACCGGGTGCGGGCGGTCCGCTCGGCGGTCGGCGCCGGGGTCCAGATCCGCCTCGACGCCAACCAGGGCTGGACGCCCCGCGAGGCGGTCCGGGTGATCCGCGGCATCGAGGACGCGGGGCTCGATGTGGAGCTGGTCGAGCAGCCGGTGGCCCGCTGGGACCTGGACGGGATGGCCTGGGTCAGCGACCGGGTGTCCGTGCCGATCCTGGCCGACGAGGCGGTCTTCGGGGTTCGTGACCTGGTGGAGGTGATCCGCCGCCGGGCCGCCGACCTGGTCAACGTCAAGCTGGCCAAGTGCGGCGGGCTGCACCCGGCGCGCACCCTGCTGGATCTGGCCTCCGCGCACGGGCTCGGCACGGTGGTGGGGTCGATGATGGAGACCCAGATCGGCATCGGCGCGGCCGCGAGCCTGGTCGCCGCGTACGGCACCACCGCAGTCTCCGACCTGGACGCCGCCTGGTGGCTGGCCTGGTCGCCGGTGCACGGCGGGCTGCACTACGAGGCAGCCACCGTGGTGCTTCCGGACGCCCCCGGCCTGGGCATTTCCGGCTTGGCTGAAGCAAAGATACAGACCCGCAGTTGA
- the pnuC gene encoding nicotinamide riboside transporter PnuC: protein MIDWLTGTAFRVAGTGTTWAELLGFATGVLNVWLVARQRIANWPVGIANVLLLMLLFWTAGLYADAGLQVVYVALGCYGWWHWLFGGERRTRLTVSRTGRREWLALAVAGVLLTGALWVLLDRATDSTVPLPDALTTTLSLLATYGQTRKRVESWWLWIAADLIYIPLYAYKGLHLTAVLYLVFLALCVLGLRAWRADLRRADRPTHVPPGPARVTA, encoded by the coding sequence ATGATCGACTGGCTCACCGGCACCGCGTTCCGGGTGGCCGGCACCGGGACCACGTGGGCGGAACTGCTCGGGTTCGCCACCGGCGTGCTCAACGTCTGGCTGGTGGCCCGGCAGCGGATCGCGAACTGGCCGGTCGGCATCGCCAACGTGCTGCTGCTCATGCTGCTGTTCTGGACCGCCGGCCTGTACGCCGACGCCGGGCTCCAGGTCGTCTACGTCGCGCTCGGCTGCTACGGCTGGTGGCACTGGCTGTTCGGTGGCGAGCGGCGGACCCGGCTCACGGTGAGCCGGACCGGGCGGCGGGAGTGGCTGGCGCTGGCCGTCGCAGGGGTGCTGCTCACCGGCGCGCTCTGGGTCCTGCTGGACCGGGCCACCGACTCGACGGTGCCGCTGCCGGACGCGCTGACCACCACGCTGTCCCTGCTGGCCACATACGGGCAGACCCGCAAGCGGGTGGAGAGCTGGTGGCTCTGGATCGCCGCCGACCTGATCTACATCCCGCTCTACGCGTACAAGGGGCTGCACCTGACCGCCGTCCTGTACCTGGTGTTCCTCGCCCTCTGCGTGCTCGGGCTGCGGGCCTGGCGTGCGGACCTGCGCCGGGCCGACCGGCCGACCCACGTCCCGCCCGGCCCGGCCCGGGTCACCGCGTGA
- a CDS encoding TerC family protein, which produces MDVSGLVWAGTLVALTAVLLVDLLIIGRRPHEPSVRESSLWVSFYVGLALLFGAGVWLTSGASAAGQFYTGWLTEYSLSVDNLFVFVIIMARFGVPRQYQQKVLLVGIVLALVMRGGFIAAGAALISQFSWVFYIFGAFLIYTAVNLARQGEPDEDEFSENLLIRWSRKALPISKDYDGAKLTTHFNGRRLFTPMLIVMIAIGTTDLIFALDSIPAIFGITQEPYLVFTANVFALMGLRQLYFLLGGLLDRLIYLSYGLAVVLGFIGVKLVLEALADNNLPFINGGEHVGWAPHIPIWLSLLIILGTLGVATIASLVKSSRDRRRELAEARR; this is translated from the coding sequence TTGGACGTGTCCGGATTGGTGTGGGCGGGGACCCTCGTCGCACTGACTGCGGTCCTGCTCGTCGACCTGTTGATCATCGGTCGACGCCCGCACGAGCCGAGCGTGCGTGAGTCGAGTCTCTGGGTCAGCTTCTACGTCGGCCTGGCCCTGCTCTTCGGCGCCGGTGTCTGGTTGACCTCCGGGGCCAGCGCGGCCGGGCAGTTCTACACCGGCTGGCTCACCGAGTACAGCCTCTCGGTGGACAACCTCTTCGTCTTCGTGATCATCATGGCCCGCTTCGGTGTGCCCCGGCAGTACCAGCAGAAGGTGTTGCTGGTCGGCATCGTGCTGGCGTTGGTGATGCGCGGCGGATTCATCGCCGCCGGCGCCGCCTTGATCTCGCAGTTCTCCTGGGTCTTCTACATCTTCGGCGCCTTCCTGATCTACACCGCGGTCAACCTGGCCCGGCAGGGTGAGCCGGACGAGGACGAGTTCTCCGAAAACCTGTTGATCCGGTGGAGCCGCAAGGCACTGCCGATCTCCAAGGACTACGACGGCGCGAAGCTGACCACGCACTTCAACGGCCGGCGGCTGTTCACCCCGATGCTGATCGTGATGATCGCGATCGGCACCACCGACCTGATCTTCGCGTTGGACTCGATCCCGGCGATCTTCGGCATCACCCAGGAGCCGTACCTGGTCTTCACCGCGAACGTCTTCGCGCTGATGGGCCTGCGCCAGCTCTACTTCCTGCTCGGTGGCCTGCTCGACCGGCTGATCTACCTGAGCTACGGGCTGGCCGTGGTGCTCGGCTTCATCGGGGTCAAGCTGGTGCTGGAGGCGCTGGCCGACAACAACCTGCCGTTCATCAACGGCGGGGAGCACGTGGGCTGGGCGCCGCACATCCCGATCTGGCTGTCCCTGCTGATCATCCTCGGCACGCTCGGCGTCGCCACGATCGCCAGTCTGGTGAAGTCCTCCCGGGACCGGCGGCGCGAGCTGGCCGAGGCCCGGCGCTGA
- a CDS encoding tyrosine-protein phosphatase, with the protein MTGRDWEMVGAPNARDLGGLVGADGRRVRAGRLIRTPALGRLTDEDLPVLAKLGPACVLDLRDGSEIAVAPADRLVGEPRMVHLPVHDPEHPVFTYVSAVLLGHDLNSYAELARQGTAGAMAEIYRWFVTGASARVGFAEAVRLATRPENLPLVYHCSAGKDRTGWLTVILLTALGVDEATIRAEYLRNNQLTDSLRAVIIEAMRRRQPELDVDAVLPVLEVRPEYLDAGYQEVRRVHGSFDGYLRDGLGLTDEVLTGLRAQLLE; encoded by the coding sequence ATGACCGGGCGGGACTGGGAGATGGTGGGTGCGCCGAACGCGCGTGACCTGGGCGGCCTGGTCGGTGCCGACGGCCGACGAGTGCGCGCCGGACGGCTGATCCGTACCCCGGCGTTGGGCCGGCTCACCGACGAGGACCTGCCGGTGCTCGCGAAGCTCGGGCCGGCCTGCGTGCTCGACCTGCGTGACGGCTCGGAGATCGCGGTGGCTCCGGCGGACCGGCTCGTCGGGGAGCCCCGGATGGTGCATCTGCCGGTGCACGACCCGGAGCACCCGGTCTTCACGTACGTCTCGGCGGTGCTGCTCGGCCACGACCTGAACTCGTACGCGGAGTTGGCCCGGCAGGGCACGGCGGGGGCGATGGCGGAGATCTACCGGTGGTTCGTCACCGGAGCGTCGGCGCGGGTCGGCTTCGCCGAGGCGGTACGGCTGGCGACCCGGCCGGAGAACCTGCCGCTGGTCTACCACTGCTCCGCCGGCAAGGACCGCACCGGTTGGCTCACCGTCATCCTGCTGACCGCGCTCGGAGTGGACGAGGCCACGATCCGCGCCGAGTACCTGCGCAACAACCAGCTGACCGACAGCCTCCGCGCGGTGATCATCGAGGCGATGCGGCGGCGGCAGCCCGAGCTGGACGTCGACGCGGTGCTGCCGGTGCTGGAGGTCCGCCCGGAGTACCTCGACGCCGGCTACCAGGAGGTCCGCCGGGTGCACGGCTCGTTCGACGGCTACCTGCGCGACGGGCTCGGGCTGACCGACGAGGTTCTCACCGGGCTACGGGCGCAGTTGTTGGAGTGA
- a CDS encoding antibiotic biosynthesis monooxygenase family protein has protein sequence MVLEVALIDVLPGHEDEFAAAYAQGHPVLAGAPGCRSVRMTRGIESPTRFVLLVEWDSVEAHNDNFRATERFTRWRELIGPHFAGPPLVEHFIDVPA, from the coding sequence ATGGTGCTTGAGGTCGCGTTGATCGACGTACTGCCCGGACACGAGGATGAGTTCGCCGCCGCGTACGCCCAGGGTCACCCGGTGCTCGCCGGCGCACCCGGCTGCCGGTCGGTGCGGATGACCCGGGGGATCGAGTCCCCGACCCGGTTCGTGCTGCTGGTCGAGTGGGACTCGGTCGAGGCGCACAACGACAACTTCCGGGCCACCGAGCGGTTCACCCGGTGGCGCGAGCTGATCGGGCCGCACTTCGCCGGGCCTCCCCTCGTCGAGCACTTCATCGACGTACCGGCCTGA